The genomic stretch CTCCCACGCGCTGGAACAGCTCGCGCCGGGGAAGGGGCTCCACGGGGAGAAGTGCGGAATCGGGGCGATCATCACGATGTACCTCCACGGCGGGGACTGGGAGGGGATCCGCGACTCGCTGAAAACGATCGGCGCACCGACGACCCCCGCCGAGATCGGGGTCGACGACGAGACGGCGGTTGCGGCGCTGCTCGCCGCACGGACGATCCGGCCGGAACGGTTCACCATCCTGGATATGGGACTGACCGAGGAGTCGGCGCGGGATCTGGTGAAGATGCTCTACCGGGAGTGAGGAGAGATGGCGAAAGGGAAGACAAAGGTGACGCTGATCGGGACGAAACTCGCAAAGCAGGGGCTTGATTTCGTATACGAAGGCGATTCGTGCCCGGAGTGCGAGAACTGCAGGGTCCGCAAGGCCTGCCACAACCTGCAGCCGGGCAGGAAGTACCGCGTTGCCGCCGTCCGCACGAACACCCGGCACGACTGCCCCGTCCACCACGAGGCGGTGATCGCGGTCGACGTCATGGAGGCCCCCCTCGTCGCGCTGATCGGTGCCGATATGGCGATAGCGAACTCGAGGATCAGCTACGAGTTCTCCTGCCCGAGAACCGGGTGCCGGAGTTACCGGCTCTGCCGTCCCGACGGCATCATCGAGGGGGAGAAGTACGTCGTCGGGGAGGTTCTCGGCAACGCTCCCGACGTCTGCGAGCGGGGCCGGGCACTGAAACTGGTGGAACTCCGGCCGGTGTGACGGCTCTTTGCGAGACCTCGCCCGTACCTGCTCTGGTATTTTTCTCAACCCCTCATCCAGATCGCGGCGGATGCTCCGCCACGATGGTGATGGGAGTTGCAGGGAAATTTACGAAAGGGTTCACAAGGGGCGGGGAATGCCCCTATACCCTTCTTCGGCAACCCCCACTCCGCCCGCGCCTTCGGCGCTCCTCCCCCGCCCCCTCCCGGGGGCAGGGGCAGTGCGTGGCGATAGCCGGAGAAAGCCGTGCTTCCGGAAACGAGCCGGGGAATCACCCTTCTCCCGGCATCTCCCCATGCAGTGGACTGTGGGGACTACGCACCTTCGGTGCTCGTGCTCCTGCCCTTCGGCCAGTCGCATATCGCCATCGGGGGTGGGGCCGACGGGGAGGGGGGCTCGCCCCCCTCCCCTGTCTCCATCGCGTATGCTCTCCTGTGTAACCTCTCCTCCTCCCGCGCTGGAAGGGGCAGTCATGGCGATGTCTAGTGAGCAACCGTGCACGGCTCTTCTCCAGAGTCTCCCCACGCTTCCGGCGCGAGGCCGCTACAATGCAGATGATACATACTCTGTAAACGGCGGAGGAAATTGCAGTAAATACTGTGAAAGGACTTGCAAAGGGAGATCTAACGCACTTCACGGGCTTATTTTACTCCAGGGGCAGGGGCTACGGGCACCCGATCCTGATTCTGAAGGAAACTGGTAGAGAGCCATCAGGTTCCCGGACCCCTAAGCCCGGCTCACCCCTGCGAGCCGCCGGGCGAGATCGACGATCTCCTCCCGGTCGCGGAGCGCGGCGAGCCACGACCCGGGGATCGCCTCGAACCCGTACCGCGCCCCGGCAAGCCCGCCGACGATCGCGCCGACGGTATCGGCGTCGCCCCCGAGATTGACCGCCGTGACCACCGCTTCGCGGAAGGAGACGGCGTCCATGAAGACCCTGACGGCGCAGTGGGTGCAGAGGACGGCGTCGAGCGACGGCTCCGGCGGATACGCCCAGTAGTCCTCGAGGGGCCCGCGGAGTTCACGATCCTCGCAGGCGGCAAGCGCCCGGTCGAAGGCCACGGGAACCTCTTCCCCCCGGCAGATCCCGCTGACCATCCGGTTGACGAACGCCGAAGCCTCGCCGGCGGCGGGGTCGAAGTGCGTCACGCGGGATGCGGCGAGGCTCGCCTCCCGCACCTCTCCGGGCGGGTAGAAGATGCCGAGCGGGATGCCGCGCATGACGCTCCCGTTGCTCCGGCTCCCGCCCCGCTCCTCGTGCGCCATCCTTGCAGCGACAGTAGGCGCGACACCCGCCTCAATGAGATCGAGGACGGCACGGGACGTCGGCCCGAAGAACTCCGGGTGGGCGTGGTACACCCGAACCAGGCGGCGGGCGAAGTCCGCCGAGTCGAATCCCCCGCACGCAAGAAGGGTCTGCGCCAGGGCTGACGCCTGGAGGGTGTCGTCGGTATACTGGCCCGCAGAGACGTTGTGAATTCCGCCTCCCTGCATCTCCGTTACGGCCAACGGAGCCGGCGGAAGACCTTCCAGGGGCGCGCCCAGCGCATCGCCGATTGCGAGCCCTACGAGCGCCCCGACCGCCCGCATCTTGTGCATATAAAAAGATCACCAACAAATTATATCTACCCGCGGACAGTAGTATTCTTCGAGGAAAGGTGATATCGTGCAAAAGGAAGAGCTGCTCCACTTACACATGCTATTAGTCCACATCAGGAAGTACTACGAAAGCACGACGGGGGAGGATGTCCCGACCGACCAGTATAACGCTCTCCACATCTCACCCGTCCATATCCACAAGAATAAGGTCACACACAAGAAAGCAATTCTAACGCTCGGGAGCGAGATCATCCACCACATACGGGCCAATCACAATCCTTACATCGAATACCATGCCGATTTTCAGTCCGAACGTATTGCAACCGAACACTAAACGATGAACGATACCAATATACTCCGGGAGATCATCTCCCGCATCCTTTCTACCAGTCCGAGCCCTGCCGACGTCCAGAAGACCAAACTCGAGGTCTGCCGTGAGCACGGCGCGAACATGCCCAAAAACTCCGCGATCCTCGCTGCCGCCACGCCCGAGGAGCGCGAGCGGCTCCGGCCGGCCCTCCAGGTGAAGCCCACGCGGACGATCTCCGGGGTTGCCCCCGTTGCGGTGATGACCTCGCCCCACCCCTGCCCCCACGGCAAGTGCCTCCCCTGCCCCGGCGGGCCGGAGCACCCCTTTGCATCCCCCCAGAGTTACACTGGAGAGGAGCCCGCGGCGCTCCGGGCGAGAGAGCACGCCTTCGACCCCTATGCCCAGGTGCAGGCACGCCTCGGGCAGTTCGAGGCGCTGGGCCATCACGTCGACAAGGCGGAGCTGATCGTGATGGGCGGGACGATGACCGCCCGCCCGCTCGAGTACCAGGAGTGGTTCGTCGGGGCCGCCGTCCAGGCGATGAACGACTACCCCCGGGCGGGGACTGCGCAGGAGAACCCCGATCTTAATGCCATCTTTGCCGCGAACGAGTCGGCACGGGTCCGGTGCGTCGCCGCCACCTTCGAGACGCGGCCGGACTGGTGCCGGGAGGAGCATATCGACCGGATGCTCTCGATGGGCGTGACCAAGGTGGAACTCGGTGTCCAGCACCTGGACGACCGGATCCTCGATCACAACCGCCGCGGCCACGGGGTCGCGGACTCGGTCGCGGCGAACTGCCTCCTCCGGGACGCCGGGCTGAAGGTCGGGTTCCACATGATGCCGAACCTCCCCGGGGCGAGTATGGAGGACGACCGGCGGATGGTTCGGGAACTCTTCGCCGATGAGCGGTTCCGACCGGACTTCCTGAAGATCTACCCGACCCTGGTGACGCCGGGATCAGAGATCGAGGCGCTCTGGGAGCGGGGAGAGTACCGTCCCTACACCGAGGAGGAACTGATCGACCTCGTCGCCTACGCGAAGTCCCTCCTCCCGGAATACGTTCGCCTCCAGCGGATCCAGCGCGACATCCCGGCGAAACTGATCGTCGCGGGCTCGCGGCACAGCAACTTCCGGCAGCTCGCGGAGGCGCGGCTTCATTCGCAGGGGCTCCGCTGCCGGTGCATCCGTTGCCGCGAGGTAGGGAGAGCGCCCGAACCGGAGGAGGTGGCGATCTCGACCCTGGTTTACCGGGCGTGCGGCGGGGAGGAGCGCTTCATCCAGGCGGGTTCAAAAGACGCCCTCGTCGGGTTCGCCCGGCTCCGGTTCCCGTACAACCCCTTCCGCGACGAACTCGCGGGCGCCGCACTCCTGCGCGAGCTCCACGTCTACGGGAGCGTGGTGCCGATCAGCGCCCCGGCATCCGCCGACGAGTGGCAGCACCGCAGTTTCGGGAGCGTCCTCCTCTCCGCGGCCGAAGAGGAGGCACGGGATCACGGCTACCGGCGCCTCGCGGTGATGAGCGGTGTCGGGGTGCGGCCCTACTACAGGAAACAGGGATATGAACGAGTGGGGCCATATATGATCAAGACGTTCCCATGAAACCCGCGACGCTCGAGTTTGTGAAGCAGAGGTTCGCCGAGTACTACCAGCGGCAGAACCTCACCGTTCCGTCCTCCCTCGAGCAGCGCGAATGGGGATTCATCTTCTTCGACCCCACGGCCGAAGTCCGGATGCGGCGGCACATGGCGTTTGCCGATCCGCTGGAACTCGGTGCGTACGTGAAAAACCTGGTCCCCGCGCACGTCTACTACTCGACGGCCTACTACCAGACGCCGTCGGCGCCGACGATGAACGAGAAGCACTGGGCGGGCGCCGACCTCATCTTCGATCTCGACGCCGACCAGATCGTTCGCGGCCCCTACGCGGTGATGCTCGCGCGGGTCAAGGAGGAGACCGAGAAACTGCTCGCGATGCTGATCGACGAACTCGGCTTTGCCAGGAACCAGATCCGGATCGCCTTCTCCGGGGGGCGCGGCTACCATATCCACGTCACCGAGATCGCCGTCCGGGGATGGGGCAGCCAGGAGCGGCGCGAGATCGTCGATTACGTCTGCGGCATCGGGCTCGATCCGGATGCGATGCTCACACCGGCGGGCGGCGAGACCGGGTGGCGGCGGCGCTACGTGGAAGCGCTCCGCGCCCACCTCGCGGGGCTTGCGGCTCGCGACCCGCCGGAAGCAACGGCTTACCTTGCGGGACTCGACGGTATCGGGAAGCGAACGGCCGCGGAGTTCCTTGCGGATATCGGCAGCCTCGCCGCTGGGCGCCCGGAGGATCTCCTCAAGAACCGGGTCGTCCGGGCGATCGTGGCCGCACCCGACTTTGAGGAGAGGCTCCGGGACGCCGGGGCGCGTGCGGACGAACCGGTCACGACCGATATCAAGCGGCTGATCCGGACGCCGGGGTCGCTGCACGGCGGCAGCGGCATGCGGGTCGTGCCGCTCGATATCCGGGACCTCGCGGAGTTCGATCCGCTCGTGGACGCCGTGGTCTTCGGCGACCGCGACGTGCGGGTCGACCTGAAGGCAAATTTCACCACGTCCCTGCTCGGGAACACCTACACGCTCAACGCAGGGATCCAGAACGTCCCCGAAGCGCTCGCGATCTTCCTCTGCTGCCGGGGCATGGCGGAGATAGCCGGGGGTGCATGAAGTATGGCCGTCGATCTTTTAGAGAAACTCCGGCAGATGCTGCTCGATATGCAGCACTCCGGAAGGCTCTCCTACATCGATCCCGGCCTCTACGACGATGCCCGGGCGTACGTCGAGAAGCGCAAGACGGACTACTACGACCTCAAAAACCCCCTGGAGAGCCGGATGGGAAGCCTGATCATCGAGGAGATCGGGAGCGTCACCGAGACCGTCCAGGAGATCTTCTCGGTCAGGACCCGGCAGGTTCTCGACCTTGCGTTCCAGCAGGCGGAGGGGCAGTACGCCAGCAAGGATGAGGCCCGCAAGATGCTCCCGGAGGAGCGGGCGATGTACGAGCGGATCATCAGCGCCATCGAGGAGTGCCGGGAGGCACTTGTCCACGGCGAGGCCGCCCCGTTCGGCGGCGACGATGCGGCCGCCGTCGGCCGGAGCGACGAGGCCGACGGCATCCCGGAACCCCGGGGAACACCTGCGGTTCCCGCTCCCCGTCCCGCCCGGTCTCCCTACGCCCTCGTGCATATCCGCTCCGATGTGGAGTCGTTCATGGGGATGGACGGCAGGACATACGTCTTGAAGATGGGGGATATCGTCACCCTGCCGGAAAACAATGCAGATGTGCTCTGCGAGCACGACATAGCCTTAAATATTAGGCTTAACAAGTAATATAGGTACTCGAATCTATTGAATAGAGGTTACTATCATGAAAATGCCGTCAAAATTCAAGACGTACTGCCCGTTCTGCAGGAACCACCAGGTTCACGAAGTCGTGAAGGTAAAGAAGGGCAAAGTGCGCCACTTCAACTGGATCGACCGCCAGAAGGCGCGCAGGAGCACGGTGGGCAACATGGGCAAGTTCAACAAGGTGCCCGGCGGCGACAAGCCGACGAAGAAGATCAACGTCAGATACCGGTGTACGGTCTGCGGCAAGGCGCACCTCCGGCCGGGATTCAGGATCGGCAAATTCGAGCTTACGGAGTGAGTTGGTATGGTCCGGGTAAACAGGGAGAACAGGAGCACATTCCTCCGGGTAAAGTGCCCCGACTGCGAGAATGAGCAGGTAGTCTTTGAGAGAGCGAGTACCGTCGTGGAGTGCACCGTCTGCGGACGTATCCTTGCGGAGCCTCACGGCGGGAAGGCTGATATAAAAGCTGAGATAATGGCAGTACTTGAGTGATAATTGCATGAATGAGAGAGAGTGGCCCGAGGAAGGAGAACTCGTTGTCTGCACGGTCGCGGACGTCAAGGACTTTGCGGCGTTCGTGACCCTGGACGAGTACAACGAGCGGAGAGGGCTCATACCGATATCCGAGATAGCGCGGGGCTGGATTAAGTATATCCGGGACTTCGTACGAGAAGGACAGAAGGTCGTCTGCAAAGTCCTGAACGTCGACCCCGATCGCGGCCACATCGATCTCTCGTTAAAAGATGTAAACGAGCACCAGCGGCGCGAGAAGGTCCACGAGTGGAAGAACGAACAGAAGGCCACGAAATGGGTCGGGTTCGCCGCCGAGGCTTCGGGAGTGGACAGGAAGGTCATCGAGGAGGCGATCTTCCGCGAATACGGCCAGCTGTACCCGGCCTTCGAGGATATCGTCACCACCGGCGGCGAGGCAGCGGATAAACTGAACCTCGATGAGCCGGTCAAAGCGGCACTCATCACCGTCGCGAACGAGAACGTGAAGGTCTCGAGGGTGACGATCACGGGAAACCTCATCCTGTCGTCGCCCCGGCCCGACGGCGTCAACGTGATCCGCCGGGCGCTCCGGAGTGCGCAACCGAAGGTCGAGAATGTGGATATCGACCTGATCTACGTCGGAGCCCCGAAATATCGGATAAAAGTGACCGCGCCCGATTATAAGGAAGCCGAGAAGGCGATCGAGAAGGCGGCAAACGCCGCCGTCGGCGTGGTCGAGCGGGCCGGCGGCTCCGGCAAATTTATCCGGAAGCAGAAGGCCGGATAAAGGATATGAGCAGCCGCATTCGCCGCTGTCCGCACGACCGGAGATACACGCTCTCGGATCTCTGCCCGGTCTGCGGCCGGCCGTCTCGGCCGGCCCACCCGGCACGTTTTTCACCCGAGGATAGGTACGGTAGGTACAGGAGGGCCGTACGCAGATGGAACACGTCAGAGTAACCTTTTTGCGAGAGGGCAATATCGGCGCTCCGGTCCTGATCGAGGGTCTGCCCGGCATAGGACACGTCGGGAAACTCGTTGCCGACCACCTGATCCACGAACTCGGCGCCGAGAAGATAGGGGAGATCTCCTCCCTCCACTTCCCACCCCAGGTGATTGTCGACGAGCGGGGCACCACTCACCTCGCCAACAACGAGATCTACCGCTACGAGAAGGACGGCAGGGCGGCCCTCTTCCTCGTGGGCGACTTCCAGAGCAACTCGGCCGAGGGCCACTACATCCTCGCGGAGCACTACCTCGATATCGCCGAAGACCTCGGTGTTGAGCGGATATACGCGCTCGGAGGCTACGGTGTCGGCCACCTGGTCGAGAACCCGAGGGTGCTCTCGGCCGTCAACATGGAGCATCTCCGCCCCGAGGTGGAGGCATCCGGCGGGTCGTTTGAGAACGCCGGGAGCGGCGGGATGATCGTGGGGGCCTCGGGCCTCCTGCTCGGCCTCGGCGAGGCGCGGGGCATCGAGGGGATCTGCCTGATGGGCGAGACGAGCGGCTACATCGTCGACCCGAAGAGCGCCGACAGCCTTCTTACGGTGCTCTCCCGCCTGACCGGGATCGAGGTCGACCACACCTCGCTGCAGCAGCGTGCCGGGGATATGGAGCAGATCATAGCAAAGATCCAGGAAGCCGAAGAGGCAAAAGGCCGCGAAGAACTGAGTTATATCGGATAACACCTCTTTTTGCGATAGATAGTCCCGGGACCTCCGGTACACGCCCGGTCGATGCGAACACAGCAATGCTCCGGTGCGCCTTCTCCACCCGGGGGAACCGGGTTCCGGATACAGCACGCCTATGCCGAGAAACCCCCTTTTCGGCAATCTGCAACAACTCTCGTTAGATCGTCAAGGTCATAGCAGGAGACTCGATCGTCCTCCATCGGGCGGCGAGAGAATGTTCGTGTCGCGATACAGAAATGTTCCTCGCGCTTGCCGTTCTGCCATGAGACATGGGGCGCTTTCGCCCGGAGTTCCTCGAGAACCCGATGGCCGTCCACACCGTCCTGCCATGTGCACTCGCAGAAGAGAATCTTTGATTGGCCTTCGCGGAGGCAGACGATATCGATCTCCTCACCCCGGTGCCACCAACTCCCCAGCCGTGTATAGACAAAGGGCAGGGCACCATGCTGGTTAAAGAGTTCAAAGAGATCTGCGACGATCGCCTCAAAGAGCCTGCCCACGTACGCCGCGAACCGCGGTCTGACGTACTGATCCACGATCAGCCCGGCACCCTCCATCAGCCGACACGTAACCTTAAGCCTCGCCAAGGACGACAGATCATCGATATGGTCACCCTCTACCTCGCCCGATGGGAGACCCGGTTCTGGGCCTGGCTCATCGACATCATCCTGGTAGGACTGCCCGTCTGGGCACTCTCCGACCGGCTGCCGCCCTCCTGGGAGTTCACCGTATCCCCGGGGCTCATCTCGATCAGCCTCTCCTCGGCGGTTTTCTTCCTCTACTGGACGCTCTTTGAGGGATACCGCGGCCAGTCGATCGGCAAGATGGCGTTGAAGATCCGGGTCACCGGCCGTGCCGGAGAGGATATCGGGTTTTTTGCCGCAACAATCCAGAGTTTCGGCAAAGCGTTTCTCCTCGTCCCCGACTGCCTGATCGGGTGGCTCGCCATGCCGGGCTCGAAACAGCGGCTCTTCAACCGGATCTCGGGCACCGTCGTGATAGAGACCCGCGAAGCGGAGGAGCCTGAGGGCGTCACTTACGTGAAGCAGGAGGAGTGAAGATCAAACCCCGGTCACCGGGAGCCCGGCAGCCTGCCAGGCGCTCATGCCGCCTTTGACGTCGTAAACTTCGCGGAACCCGGCCTTCTCCATTACCTCGCGGGCGCCGGCACTCCGTCCGCCCCGCTGGCAACAGAGAAGATATGTCCCGTCCGGGTCAAGGCTTTCAAGGTGCTCGGAGAGGTGCGTCGAGTCGATGTTGATTGCGCCCGGGATATGTCCCCCGGCATACTCATCCGGTCTCCTGACATCGATGATGACGAATGTTGGATCCTGCTTCATCTCTCCGATCAGGGCAGACGCTTCGGCCGGAGATATAGTCCGGCTGGTTTGGTCTTCCGGAGCGGGGCCGCCTCCAACGCATCCCCCGATCAACACGGCCGCAATAGCGCTCCCGGCGATGAACAAAGACGCAAGCGGAGAACGGAAATTGGTCATGCATCCATGTCGCGATCGCAGGCGTAAATAGATATTGGTCCACCGGCCCGGGGCCTAGGCGGTATCATCGAATCCAAGCGGGGTATCATTGACGGCCATCACCGCACGGAAGGTCTCCGGTGTGTCCAGGGCAACGACCTCACCGCGATCCACCACGGCAACCCGGGTGCAGATTGCCTCCGCTTCTTCCACATCGTGCGTCGTAAAGATGATCGTCGCCCTCCGCTCGCGGTTCAGCCGTCGGAGCAGGCCCCAGATCTCCCGGCGCCCGGCATCGTCCAGCCCGGCCGTCGGTTCGGCAAGGAAGAGGACCGACGGGCGCGTGAGGTATGCCCGGGCGATCTCTAACTGCTGCAGCATGACAGGAGAGTAGGTCTCGACACGAGCATCGGCGCTCCCGGCGATCCCGAAGAGGTCCATGACCTCGGGGATCCTTTTCTTCCGGAGATCGTCGCCCAGGCCGTGCAGCCGGGCGTGGAAGTCCAGGTTCTCCCTGCCGGTCAGCGCAGGGTCGAGCACCGACTCGGGAAGGACGATGCCCATGCATCTACGCACGTCTCCGAGGTTGCCGAGAACCGCGAGCGGTGAACGCTCGGCAAATCCCGGAACCGGAAAGAGTATCGTCATGAGGAGGGAAAGCAGGGTCTGCCGGTCCTGACCGCAGGGGCAGAGAATACCAAAGATCTCTCCGCTCTTCACGTCGAACGGGATCGGGCCCCTCGCCTGGAGCCGCTCCAGATGCCGGATCAGGTTCTCAACGGTAAAGGCAGTCATATTACTCTGCAGAGATGCAATCGGTCGGAGAGAACGGAGTTATTCCCGGTCACTCACCATCCCCAAAACCTGCACCGGATTCACACCGGCCGGAGACACGTGAGATATGCGTCCGGGGGTTGTTATCCGGTGCCCGTTACCCGATTCGGGGAAGGAACTCCATGTTTAACATTATTTCCAGTTACCCATATATGAATATATCTATTCCAAAATAAATATAAAATGCGCATTTTAAGGTTTCTGTTTTCTATTGGCCCCTGTTTTTACGTTATCACCGGTGAGACTTGCCCTTCACCGGATGATAAAGCGGGGCGGGTTGAGCGGCGCCGACCCATCCGAAAGACCGTCGGGTCGAAGTCGTGCACGAGCCTCACCCAACAAGTGACCCCGGAACTCGCCGGGAGCCGGACCCGTGAAGCTATTTATGGCATGACCCCGTCCGGTATACCTGACCTATGGAGACCGAACTGCCCGCGATAGCGATTCTACCGGTTTTCTTCAGCCCGGAACAGATCCTCGTTGCGCTAGCGGTTCTCATACCGGCCCTGGTCATATTCAACCTCATCCTCATCAGCGAGGGGGTCTTCGAGTCGATCGGACTCAGGTTCTACCAGGCGATGCTGGTGACCGTAGGGGCGCTGCTCGGGAGCCTGATCGATATCCCGCTTCTCCCGGTGGGGGAGGATCTCATCGCGGTCAACGTGGGCGGGGCCGTCATCCCCCTCGTCGTGACGCTCGAGATGGTCGGCCGGGGCCGGGTCTCGCGGCCAAAGTCCCTCGCCGCCGTCGTTCTGGTATCGCTCGTCGCCTACGTCGCTGCAACGCCCGTCCCCGGCCTCGGGATCACGATGCCGTTCTACGTCGCACCCCTCGCAGGCGCCATAACAGGGCTCCTCCTCGCCCGCGGCTGCCGCACCGCCCCCGGCCTCGCCTATGCCGGGGGAACCATGGGCACCCTGCTCGGGGCCGACATCCTCAACCTCGCGAACCCCGACGTTTTTTTGATGCTTACCGGAGGCGGGCCGACCGTCCTCTCCATCGGGGGTGCGGGAATCTTCGACGGCATCTTCGTCACCGGCGTCCTCGCGGTCATTCTTGCGGCGTATGCGGGGAGGGGGCTCCGGAAGAAGGGGGGTGTCTGCCCGCAGGAGGGAAGGGAGTGAAGGGGGGAGGTAGTGCAATGATTGCTTCCTTTCAGCGCGGGCGGGGATTTCAGGAGGAGTTTTGCACGATTGAGACAGGGGGGATGCTTCCCCCTCCCCGCGGGCCGCCACCCCCGATGGCGATATGCGACTGGCCGAAGGGCAGGAGCACGAGCACCGAAGGTGCGTAGTCCCCACGGTCCACTGCATAGGGATACGCTGAAAAAGGGTGGTTCCCTGACTTGCTTCCCCGGATGCGGCTTTCCACCGGCTTCGCACCTTCGGTGCTCTAGCTCCGGTTCTCTGAACCGTCGCCTATCGCCATGACTGCCCCTGCCCCCGGGAGGGGGCGGGGGAGGAGCGCCGAAGGCGCGGGTGGAGTGGGGGCTACCATAGAGGGGCATATGGGCATTCCCCGGCCTGGGCGCGGTGGGAGTTGGGTTTTCCGAAAAGAAGTGCATACGAGTGTCCCCCGCCCGGGCAGCCGTGCACGCCTCTTCTCCAGAATCTCCCCATGCTTCCGGCACAAGACCACCAGCGGACACCACGTGTTCTGTAAACAGCAGAAGAGACTGCAGGAGACGCTTATGAAAAAGTTTGTAGAGAATCCCTACGCATCAAACTCCCGGAGCCACATCTCCGCGCAGGCTATCCGCCAGAACTCGGTAGAATAAGGACTCTTTCCCTCGAGGAACTCCCGGTAGTTTTCGAGCACCCGCTCCGCGTCCCAGTAGGGCCGCTCTCCGAACTCCGGCGTTGAGAAGAGTTCGAGGATACGCGGTGCAAGTTCGCCCTTCATCCAGACCTCCTCGGGGGTGACGAAACCCATCTTGTCCATCCTGCACCGGACGGCGTCCGGGACCAGCCCACGGATCGCCCGCCGGAGGACATACTTCGTGACGCCGCCGCGGATCTTCTGGTCGAGCGGGAGCAATCCGAGGTACTCCACCAGCCGGTAGTCGAGGAACGGAACCCGTGCCTCGATCGAGAAGGCCATCGAGTTCCTGTCCTCCCAGTGCAGCAGGAGAGGGAGGTTCGACGCCGTGACCTCCCGTTTCAGCACCTCCTCAAGCGACCCCGCATACCGCAGAACCTCCGGCGGCGACCCCCGGAGGAGTCCCCGGCGCTCCGACCGTACCCGGGATTGAGCAGCCGCCCACGAGAAGAAGGACCGGTGATGCCGGGCGCTCCCGATCCCCTCCCGGAGAGCGGCAAGGAACTTGCGGCGCCGGAGGAGGCCGCGGATATACGGCGCCTGGTAGGCGATGTAGCCGCCGAGCTGCTCGTCGGCGCCCTGTCCGTCGAGAACCACCTTCACCTCGCCCTGTGCGAGCCGCATCACGCAGTACTGGGCATAGATCGAGAGAGACGCAAACGGCTC from Methanoculleus chikugoensis encodes the following:
- a CDS encoding UPF0058 family protein; translation: MQKEELLHLHMLLVHIRKYYESTTGEDVPTDQYNALHISPVHIHKNKVTHKKAILTLGSEIIHHIRANHNPYIEYHADFQSERIATEH
- a CDS encoding DUF234 domain-containing protein yields the protein MARLKVTCRLMEGAGLIVDQYVRPRFAAYVGRLFEAIVADLFELFNQHGALPFVYTRLGSWWHRGEEIDIVCLREGQSKILFCECTWQDGVDGHRVLEELRAKAPHVSWQNGKREEHFCIATRTFSRRPMEDDRVSCYDLDDLTRVVADCRKGGFSA
- a CDS encoding proteasome assembly chaperone family protein; translated protein: MEHVRVTFLREGNIGAPVLIEGLPGIGHVGKLVADHLIHELGAEKIGEISSLHFPPQVIVDERGTTHLANNEIYRYEKDGRAALFLVGDFQSNSAEGHYILAEHYLDIAEDLGVERIYALGGYGVGHLVENPRVLSAVNMEHLRPEVEASGGSFENAGSGGMIVGASGLLLGLGEARGIEGICLMGETSGYIVDPKSADSLLTVLSRLTGIEVDHTSLQQRAGDMEQIIAKIQEAEEAKGREELSYIG
- a CDS encoding 30S ribosomal protein S27e, with amino-acid sequence MVRVNRENRSTFLRVKCPDCENEQVVFERASTVVECTVCGRILAEPHGGKADIKAEIMAVLE
- a CDS encoding DNA primase small subunit domain-containing protein, which codes for MKPATLEFVKQRFAEYYQRQNLTVPSSLEQREWGFIFFDPTAEVRMRRHMAFADPLELGAYVKNLVPAHVYYSTAYYQTPSAPTMNEKHWAGADLIFDLDADQIVRGPYAVMLARVKEETEKLLAMLIDELGFARNQIRIAFSGGRGYHIHVTEIAVRGWGSQERREIVDYVCGIGLDPDAMLTPAGGETGWRRRYVEALRAHLAGLAARDPPEATAYLAGLDGIGKRTAAEFLADIGSLAAGRPEDLLKNRVVRAIVAAPDFEERLRDAGARADEPVTTDIKRLIRTPGSLHGGSGMRVVPLDIRDLAEFDPLVDAVVFGDRDVRVDLKANFTTSLLGNTYTLNAGIQNVPEALAIFLCCRGMAEIAGGA
- a CDS encoding 50S ribosomal protein L44e — translated: MKMPSKFKTYCPFCRNHQVHEVVKVKKGKVRHFNWIDRQKARRSTVGNMGKFNKVPGGDKPTKKINVRYRCTVCGKAHLRPGFRIGKFELTE
- a CDS encoding UPF0179 family protein, with the translated sequence MAKGKTKVTLIGTKLAKQGLDFVYEGDSCPECENCRVRKACHNLQPGRKYRVAAVRTNTRHDCPVHHEAVIAVDVMEAPLVALIGADMAIANSRISYEFSCPRTGCRSYRLCRPDGIIEGEKYVVGEVLGNAPDVCERGRALKLVELRPV
- a CDS encoding translation initiation factor IF-2 subunit alpha, which encodes MNEREWPEEGELVVCTVADVKDFAAFVTLDEYNERRGLIPISEIARGWIKYIRDFVREGQKVVCKVLNVDPDRGHIDLSLKDVNEHQRREKVHEWKNEQKATKWVGFAAEASGVDRKVIEEAIFREYGQLYPAFEDIVTTGGEAADKLNLDEPVKAALITVANENVKVSRVTITGNLILSSPRPDGVNVIRRALRSAQPKVENVDIDLIYVGAPKYRIKVTAPDYKEAEKAIEKAANAAVGVVERAGGSGKFIRKQKAG
- a CDS encoding ADP-ribosylglycohydrolase family protein; this translates as MHKMRAVGALVGLAIGDALGAPLEGLPPAPLAVTEMQGGGIHNVSAGQYTDDTLQASALAQTLLACGGFDSADFARRLVRVYHAHPEFFGPTSRAVLDLIEAGVAPTVAARMAHEERGGSRSNGSVMRGIPLGIFYPPGEVREASLAASRVTHFDPAAGEASAFVNRMVSGICRGEEVPVAFDRALAACEDRELRGPLEDYWAYPPEPSLDAVLCTHCAVRVFMDAVSFREAVVTAVNLGGDADTVGAIVGGLAGARYGFEAIPGSWLAALRDREEIVDLARRLAGVSRA
- a CDS encoding RNA-protein complex protein Nop10, which encodes MSSRIRRCPHDRRYTLSDLCPVCGRPSRPAHPARFSPEDRYGRYRRAVRRWNTSE
- a CDS encoding tRNA uridine(34) 5-carboxymethylaminomethyl modification radical SAM/GNAT enzyme Elp3, with amino-acid sequence MNDTNILREIISRILSTSPSPADVQKTKLEVCREHGANMPKNSAILAAATPEERERLRPALQVKPTRTISGVAPVAVMTSPHPCPHGKCLPCPGGPEHPFASPQSYTGEEPAALRAREHAFDPYAQVQARLGQFEALGHHVDKAELIVMGGTMTARPLEYQEWFVGAAVQAMNDYPRAGTAQENPDLNAIFAANESARVRCVAATFETRPDWCREEHIDRMLSMGVTKVELGVQHLDDRILDHNRRGHGVADSVAANCLLRDAGLKVGFHMMPNLPGASMEDDRRMVRELFADERFRPDFLKIYPTLVTPGSEIEALWERGEYRPYTEEELIDLVAYAKSLLPEYVRLQRIQRDIPAKLIVAGSRHSNFRQLAEARLHSQGLRCRCIRCREVGRAPEPEEVAISTLVYRACGGEERFIQAGSKDALVGFARLRFPYNPFRDELAGAALLRELHVYGSVVPISAPASADEWQHRSFGSVLLSAAEEEARDHGYRRLAVMSGVGVRPYYRKQGYERVGPYMIKTFP